A region of Polyangiaceae bacterium DNA encodes the following proteins:
- a CDS encoding enterochelin esterase, translating into MHPWSREFAGRIDELELESSLLRGNPLGDPHRRPVWVYTPPGYDADASRRYPSLYLIQGLTGQIDMWKNRMPFRPSVPELVDRLFSDGSTPPAVVVFVDCWTRYGGSQFVDSPGTGSYMSYLCDEVVPFVDARYRTLPDRNHRGLTGKSSGGYGAMVVPMLRPDVFGGLATHAGDALFETCYLPAFRESVRLLRDRYQGSFDLFWQKLYEGPALAKPEEGALLNDWCMAACYSADADGTVRLPYDTTTGELVPEIWARWLEWDPVRLAKQHVDALRSMRAVYVDAGKSDEFYLDLGALAFKRELEAAGVKDFFFELFDATHKAIEYRYPLALRYLAERLSPG; encoded by the coding sequence ATGCACCCCTGGTCCCGCGAATTCGCTGGTCGCATCGACGAGCTCGAGCTCGAGAGCAGCCTGCTCAGAGGCAACCCCCTGGGCGACCCGCACCGGCGTCCTGTCTGGGTCTACACGCCGCCCGGCTACGACGCGGACGCCTCGCGCCGCTACCCGAGCCTGTACCTGATCCAGGGGCTCACCGGGCAGATCGACATGTGGAAGAACCGAATGCCGTTCCGGCCCAGCGTGCCCGAGCTGGTGGACCGCCTGTTCTCCGACGGCAGCACTCCGCCGGCCGTGGTCGTGTTCGTGGACTGCTGGACGCGCTACGGCGGCAGCCAGTTCGTGGACTCCCCAGGCACCGGCTCCTACATGAGCTACCTGTGCGACGAGGTCGTGCCGTTCGTGGACGCGCGCTACCGCACGCTGCCGGATCGCAACCACCGCGGCCTCACCGGCAAGTCGAGCGGCGGCTACGGCGCCATGGTCGTACCCATGCTCCGCCCCGACGTCTTCGGCGGCCTTGCCACCCACGCGGGCGACGCGCTGTTCGAGACCTGCTACCTACCCGCCTTCCGGGAGTCCGTGCGGCTGCTCAGGGACCGCTACCAGGGCTCCTTCGACCTGTTCTGGCAGAAGCTCTACGAGGGCCCCGCTCTGGCGAAACCGGAAGAGGGCGCGCTCCTGAACGACTGGTGCATGGCCGCCTGCTACTCGGCGGACGCCGACGGCACCGTGCGCCTACCCTACGACACCACCACGGGCGAGCTGGTCCCCGAGATCTGGGCGCGCTGGCTCGAGTGGGACCCGGTGCGGCTGGCCAAGCAGCACGTCGACGCGCTCCGCTCGATGCGCGCCGTCTATGTGGACGCCGGCAAGAGCGACGAGTTCTACCTGGACCTCGGCGCCCTCGCGTTCAAGCGCGAGCTGGAGGCTGCCGGCGTGAAAGACTTCTTCTTCGAGCTCTTCGACGCAACCCACAAGGCCATCGAGTACCGCTACCCTTTGGCGCTCAGGTACCTGGCGGAGCGGCTCTCGCCGGGCTGA
- a CDS encoding DUF885 domain-containing protein codes for MASPFELSERYVEESADLDPLHATSLGLPGRDHLWGDALGLEGQAARMDLVRRYRAAFAEHAAHPDDKERLAARVMLGALDEELAADAAGEHFRDLSHLASSFQRIRSTFDLMKTESEEDWRAVCARLEGIAAPYAQLRQRLSVGRERGHHVAARQVASVARQARRLAAADSAFDRLAAEGARAHPALASRLAEGVARAKAAVTEFAEHLERDVLPSAPESDGVGAERYRPALDRAMGLDVDPREAYAWGWEELRRLLSEMRRAAEQIAPGASLEEVTRLLETDPARSASSPEAFLDFVAARLSEARERLSGVHFDVDPRIVPLSVELAPVGSPLGAYYQPPSEDFSRPGGIRYAIGEQATFPLYHQVSTAYHEGFPGHHLQIGTAMTRADRLCRAHRLTVWYSGYGEGWAMYTERLMGELGYFEKPDYELGMLAKQLYRAARVVVDIGLHLGLELDRDSPFEPGAPWTYERAIEFMRLYGHRTPAQAESEVMRYLGWPGQAPTYKLGEREIAKLRDEAWARFGERMTLKEFHERVIGNGAMRLDLLRELVLA; via the coding sequence ATGGCGAGTCCGTTCGAGCTGTCCGAACGCTACGTCGAGGAGAGCGCCGACCTCGACCCGCTGCACGCGACGTCGTTGGGCTTGCCCGGGCGCGACCACCTGTGGGGCGACGCGCTCGGGCTCGAGGGGCAAGCGGCTCGGATGGACCTGGTGCGACGCTACCGCGCGGCCTTCGCCGAGCACGCCGCGCACCCCGACGACAAGGAGCGACTCGCCGCTCGCGTGATGCTCGGCGCGCTGGACGAGGAGCTCGCGGCGGACGCGGCCGGGGAGCACTTCCGCGATCTGTCGCACCTGGCCTCGAGCTTCCAGCGCATCCGCTCGACCTTCGATCTGATGAAGACGGAGTCGGAGGAAGACTGGCGGGCGGTTTGCGCGCGCCTGGAGGGCATCGCCGCGCCGTACGCCCAACTCCGCCAGCGGCTCAGCGTGGGCCGCGAGCGTGGGCACCACGTCGCGGCGCGCCAGGTCGCGTCCGTGGCTCGGCAGGCGCGCCGGCTCGCCGCGGCGGACTCGGCCTTCGATCGGCTGGCGGCGGAGGGGGCGCGCGCGCACCCGGCGCTGGCGTCGCGGCTGGCGGAGGGCGTCGCCCGCGCGAAGGCCGCGGTGACGGAGTTTGCCGAGCACCTGGAGCGTGACGTGCTGCCGTCGGCGCCGGAGAGCGACGGCGTCGGCGCCGAGCGCTACCGCCCCGCGCTCGACCGGGCCATGGGCCTCGACGTCGATCCGCGCGAGGCCTACGCCTGGGGCTGGGAGGAGCTCCGGCGCCTGCTCTCGGAGATGCGCCGCGCCGCCGAGCAGATCGCGCCCGGCGCCTCCCTCGAGGAGGTCACGCGCCTGCTCGAGACCGACCCGGCGCGCTCGGCGTCGTCGCCCGAGGCGTTCCTCGACTTCGTTGCCGCGCGGCTCAGCGAGGCACGCGAGCGCCTGTCCGGCGTGCACTTCGACGTGGACCCGCGCATCGTCCCGCTGAGCGTCGAGCTGGCGCCCGTCGGCTCGCCTCTCGGCGCGTATTACCAGCCGCCCTCCGAGGACTTCTCCCGCCCCGGCGGCATCCGCTACGCCATCGGCGAGCAGGCGACGTTCCCGCTCTACCACCAGGTCTCGACGGCGTACCACGAGGGCTTCCCCGGTCATCACCTTCAGATCGGCACCGCCATGACCCGAGCCGATCGGCTGTGCCGCGCGCACCGCCTGACGGTCTGGTACTCTGGCTACGGCGAGGGCTGGGCCATGTACACCGAGCGCCTGATGGGCGAGCTCGGCTACTTCGAGAAGCCCGACTACGAGCTGGGCATGCTGGCCAAGCAACTCTACCGTGCGGCGCGCGTGGTCGTGGACATCGGGCTTCACCTGGGGCTCGAGCTGGATCGCGACTCGCCGTTCGAGCCGGGAGCGCCCTGGACCTACGAGCGAGCCATCGAATTCATGCGGCTCTACGGGCACCGCACGCCGGCGCAGGCGGAGAGCGAGGTCATGCGCTACCTGGGCTGGCCCGGGCAGGCCCCCACCTACAAGCTGGGCGAGCGCGAGATCGCCAAGCTTCGCGACGAGGCTTGGGCGCGTTTCGGCGAGCGCATGACCCTCAAGGAGTTCCACGAGCGCGTGATCGGAAACGGCGCGATGCGCCTGGATCTGCTGCGGGAGCTGGTGCTGGCCTGA
- a CDS encoding AhpC/TSA family protein, with protein MGSVELEPLESDRVAARVAAATVLGIDGSRLRVRELWRDAPTVTTFLRHYGCLFCHEMVAEVIRATPELIERGARVVLVGNGSVEQAHRFFTAKGLPREGCTVVTDPERSSYQAAELERGFAKTFLNAGSQRAFRRARQDGHGISGWLGDLTQLGGTLVTRPPARLEYFHRSDFAGDHPDMSQVARAVDAAVRAHGTLASFSAGSG; from the coding sequence GTGGGAAGCGTCGAGCTCGAGCCGCTGGAGAGCGATCGCGTTGCGGCCCGGGTCGCGGCTGCCACGGTCCTCGGTATCGACGGGTCGCGGCTGCGGGTGCGGGAGCTGTGGCGCGACGCACCCACGGTGACGACCTTCCTACGCCACTACGGCTGCCTGTTCTGTCACGAGATGGTCGCCGAGGTCATCCGCGCAACGCCGGAGCTGATCGAGCGGGGCGCGCGGGTGGTCCTGGTCGGGAACGGCTCGGTGGAGCAAGCCCATCGCTTCTTCACCGCCAAGGGTCTGCCGCGGGAGGGCTGCACGGTCGTCACCGACCCGGAGCGGTCGTCGTATCAGGCGGCCGAGCTCGAACGCGGCTTCGCGAAGACCTTCTTGAACGCTGGCAGCCAGCGCGCGTTCCGTCGCGCGCGGCAAGACGGGCACGGCATTTCCGGCTGGCTCGGCGACCTGACGCAGCTCGGCGGCACGCTGGTGACGCGGCCGCCGGCCCGCTTGGAGTACTTCCACCGCTCGGATTTCGCGGGGGACCACCCGGACATGTCGCAGGTCGCGCGCGCGGTGGACGCCGCGGTGCGCGCGCACGGCACTCTCGCCAGCTTCAGCGCCGGCTCAGGGTGA
- a CDS encoding SRPBCC domain-containing protein, giving the protein MTDARDAEPTWSLDRETVLSRVFDAPRELVYRAWTDPEHIQRWFSPKGFSCTTHTIDMRVGGMWRFDMFAPDGTRYPNRMTFLQMKAPELLVFDHGDDTDDDPNKFRVTVTFDAQSNGKTVVTLRQLHPSKARRDATVAFGAVEIGNTTMDKLEAHLQALSR; this is encoded by the coding sequence GTGACCGACGCACGAGACGCTGAACCCACCTGGTCCCTCGATCGCGAGACCGTACTCAGTCGCGTGTTCGACGCGCCGCGCGAGCTCGTGTACCGCGCGTGGACCGATCCGGAGCACATCCAGCGTTGGTTCAGCCCGAAGGGTTTCAGCTGCACCACGCACACCATCGACATGCGCGTCGGCGGCATGTGGCGGTTCGACATGTTCGCGCCCGACGGCACGCGCTACCCGAACCGCATGACCTTTCTGCAGATGAAGGCGCCCGAGCTGCTCGTGTTCGATCACGGCGACGACACCGATGACGATCCGAACAAGTTCCGCGTGACCGTCACCTTCGACGCGCAGAGCAACGGCAAGACCGTCGTCACGCTGCGCCAGCTCCACCCGAGCAAGGCACGCCGCGATGCCACTGTCGCGTTCGGCGCCGTCGAGATCGGCAACACCACGATGGACAAGCTCGAAGCGCACTTGCAGGCGCTCTCACGTTGA
- a CDS encoding winged helix-turn-helix transcriptional regulator, whose product MNARLPSSAELDATFAALADPTRRAIVARLASGEATVLELAEPFDVSLPAISRHLKVLERAGLIERGRDAQRRPCRLRGEALAEVSRWAEHTKRAWEQRFDRLDAYLEQMKARANGTNTHSTTKENRRDRRTRR is encoded by the coding sequence ATGAATGCGCGCCTCCCCAGCTCCGCCGAGCTCGACGCCACGTTTGCGGCGCTGGCCGACCCGACGCGGCGCGCGATCGTAGCGCGGCTCGCGAGCGGTGAGGCCACGGTGCTCGAGCTCGCCGAGCCGTTCGACGTCAGCCTGCCCGCGATCTCGCGCCACCTGAAGGTGCTCGAGCGGGCGGGGCTGATCGAGCGGGGTCGCGACGCCCAGCGCCGGCCGTGCCGGCTGCGCGGCGAGGCACTCGCAGAGGTCTCGCGGTGGGCCGAGCACACCAAGCGCGCGTGGGAACAGCGGTTCGACCGCCTCGACGCTTACCTCGAGCAGATGAAGGCTCGAGCAAACGGAACGAACACGCACTCGACCACGAAGGAGAACCGCCGTGACCGACGCACGAGACGCTGA